A stretch of Henckelia pumila isolate YLH828 chromosome 4, ASM3356847v2, whole genome shotgun sequence DNA encodes these proteins:
- the LOC140864295 gene encoding uncharacterized protein, with product MREADAEPENVMTGVHTKKLSHQCGECDSEEDPEEDQENGLYEEIYEDPEDVVNEEPEEASEEEIHGESDEDPEDTIVEVSEDDPEEEINEENDCALEDVVYEEPDENPEEDMDEEPEEESEEEIVEDLEDVPGEEIDEEPEEESEEEIIEDLEDKMIQNEKNLKSKSDDTFATSKFDSKIGLISVTVNDDCASRQQEPSKSFRKHRHSRWDVRAEEETPLIDETSKRRKTRWDNDDSRNFLFQVSSSLELSTDQEVLRFKKRLMEINKMLQSSEINGKENAEEISSPKPDNNDHGMKINARARRKLKKSQ from the coding sequence ATGAGAGAAGCTGATGCTGAACCTGAGAATGTTATGACTGGGGTACACACCAAGAAGTTAAGCCACCAGTGTGGTGAGTGTGACAGTGAGGAAGACCCtgaagaagatcaagaaaacGGATTGTATGAGGAAATTTATGAAGATCCTGAAGATGTCGTGAATGAGGAACCTGAAGAAGCTTCGGAGGAAGAAATACATGGGGAATCTGATGAAGATCCTGAAGATACCATAGTTGAGGTGTCTGAAGATGATCCAGAAGAGGAAATAAATGAGGAAAATGATTGTGCTCTAGAGGACGTAGTATATGAGGAGCCTGATGAAAATCCAGAGGAAGATATGGATGAAGAACCCGAAGAGGAATCAGAAGAGGAAATAGTTGAGGATCTTGAAGATGTTCCAGGAGAAGAAATTGATGAAGAACCTGAAGAAGAATCAGAAGAGGAAATAATTGAGGATCTTGAAGATAAGATGATTCAGAATGAAAAAAACTTGAAGTCCAAATCAGATGATACATTTGCTACAAGCAAATTTGATAGTAAAATAGGACTTATTAGTGTTACTGTCAATGATGATTGTGCTTCTAGACAGCAGGAGCCTagtaaaagttttagaaaacaCAGGCATAGTCGGTGGGATGTCAGAGCTGAAGAGGAAACTCCTTTAATTGATGAGACTAGTAAAAGAAGGAAAACCAGGTGGGATAATGACGATTCTCGAAATTTCTTGTTTCAGGTATCAAGTTCCTTGGAGCTTTCAACTGACCAAGAGGTCTTGAGGTTCAAGAAGAGATTAATGGAAATAAACAAAATGCTGCAAAGTTCGGAGATTAATGGTAAGGAAAATGCAGAAGAAATATCCTCTCCGAAACCAGATAACAATGACCATGGCATGAAGATAAATGCACGTGCACGAAGGAAACTCAAGAAAAGTCAATGA